In a single window of the Mucilaginibacter defluvii genome:
- a CDS encoding TonB-dependent receptor, whose product MRKFLLFLFFSMLTLGAAYSQVTTSSLTGVIKDAKGETLIGATIKATHQPSGTNYYTSTNADGRYTIPNMRVGGPYLIEASYIGYEKSTTDNINLRLGEQFVLNFTLSQNGVSLSEVQITGRKDAVMNSKRTGASTNISKAQLENLPTLSRSLQDFTRLTPQANGNSFGGVSNRFNNITIDGAVNNDVFGLSGSGTPGGQASTQPIALDAIQEIQVVLAPYDVSYGNFTGGGINAVTRSGTNEVQASAYFYGKSQGLVGKNPLTDAKYTNFTDNQYGFRVGAPIIKNKLFFFVSGELGRREAPSTFNAGDAGAAITTATAQSIKNYMMDTYKYDVGSYEEVNLRRNNDKAFIRFDWNINDKHQLTLRHNYVSAFDDNLTRNGTNFAFSNNLYKFNNKQNITVAELRSNFSNRFSNNLILGYSAIRDNRETAGALFPQIQVKNIDNISSNSAYLGSERSSVANSLSQDIFEFTDNFKYYAGKHTFTFGTHNEFFKFDNLFINNLNGRWDFENVNNFLTNVPQQARASYSLLPNNPSPSAKFSAAQLGLYAQDEFDAFEGFRLTLGLRVDMPIINDKPLYNAKVETSFPGVRTDETPSGKLLWAPRVGFNYDINGDRSVQIRGGAGIFSGRVPFVWLSNQFVNSGLLLGTVDVRGTAINGGNGFEPNVDKQKDVGGPVATTEINAVNKDFKIPQVARFNLAADVKLPYGIIGTIEGIYSKTMNNVNYTDLNLKAAPAVNNQAAVIDPVYTGGADTRPLYSTANTNKVDPAFTNVIYLTNTNKGYTYSITGQLQKNFDFGLNAMVAYTYNRATDLNSGTSSTALSNWEFVQNVNGPNNLPLATSYYETRHRIVGSGGYKVSYGKNKNFATGINLFYAGFSGTPYSYVYNGDLNGDGRFSNDLLFVPANRSQINLQDIKDRNGVVTLTADQQWANLESFINRDPYLSKNKGKYTARNAATTPWEHHFDVRITQDLGTLIKGKNHKLQLTFDIFNVGNLINKDWGRSYFNQNQAVQLISTTSAKGFNYSRSNPDGYDLSDLASRWQGQFGIRYIFN is encoded by the coding sequence ATGAGAAAGTTTTTACTTTTTTTATTTTTCTCCATGTTGACTTTAGGTGCAGCCTATTCGCAGGTTACTACGAGTAGCTTAACCGGAGTTATCAAAGACGCTAAAGGCGAAACTTTAATTGGCGCTACAATTAAAGCTACTCACCAGCCCAGCGGAACAAATTATTACACATCTACCAATGCCGATGGTCGTTATACCATCCCTAACATGCGTGTTGGCGGCCCTTACCTTATCGAGGCTTCATACATAGGGTATGAAAAAAGTACTACAGATAATATCAATTTGAGATTAGGCGAGCAGTTTGTGCTTAATTTTACTTTATCTCAAAATGGAGTAAGTCTGAGTGAAGTACAAATTACCGGTCGTAAGGATGCTGTAATGAATAGCAAACGTACAGGTGCTTCAACCAACATCAGCAAAGCACAACTTGAAAATTTGCCAACTCTTTCGCGTTCATTACAGGATTTTACCCGTTTAACACCACAAGCTAATGGCAACTCATTTGGCGGTGTGAGCAACAGGTTTAATAACATTACCATTGATGGTGCGGTAAATAACGATGTATTCGGCCTTTCGGGATCAGGTACTCCGGGTGGCCAGGCAAGCACGCAGCCTATTGCACTTGATGCGATCCAGGAAATTCAGGTTGTATTGGCGCCTTATGACGTATCATATGGTAACTTTACCGGTGGTGGCATAAACGCTGTAACCCGTTCTGGTACAAATGAAGTACAGGCCTCGGCTTATTTTTATGGCAAAAGCCAGGGTTTAGTTGGTAAAAATCCATTAACTGATGCTAAATACACCAATTTTACCGATAATCAATATGGATTTAGAGTAGGTGCACCAATTATAAAAAATAAGTTATTCTTTTTTGTAAGTGGTGAGCTTGGTCGTCGTGAAGCTCCGTCAACTTTTAATGCAGGCGACGCTGGGGCTGCTATCACTACAGCTACCGCTCAAAGCATCAAAAATTATATGATGGATACTTACAAATACGATGTAGGATCATACGAAGAAGTAAACTTGCGCAGGAATAATGACAAAGCATTTATTCGTTTTGACTGGAACATTAATGATAAACATCAGCTAACACTGCGCCATAACTATGTGAGTGCGTTTGATGACAATTTAACACGCAACGGTACTAACTTTGCTTTTAGCAATAACCTTTATAAGTTTAATAATAAACAAAATATAACGGTAGCTGAATTGAGAAGTAATTTTTCAAACCGGTTTTCAAATAATTTGATTTTAGGATACTCGGCAATACGTGATAACCGCGAAACTGCAGGAGCTCTGTTTCCTCAGATCCAGGTTAAAAATATTGACAATATCTCCTCTAACAGCGCATACTTAGGTTCAGAGCGCAGCTCAGTTGCAAACAGCCTTAGCCAGGATATATTTGAGTTTACTGATAACTTTAAATATTACGCAGGTAAGCATACATTTACATTTGGTACGCATAACGAATTTTTTAAGTTTGATAACTTGTTTATCAATAACTTGAACGGTCGTTGGGATTTTGAAAACGTTAACAATTTCCTTACAAATGTTCCTCAACAAGCACGTGCTTCATATTCTTTACTGCCAAATAACCCATCACCATCAGCTAAATTCAGCGCTGCACAGTTAGGTTTATATGCTCAGGATGAATTTGATGCTTTTGAAGGTTTCAGGTTAACGTTAGGTTTACGTGTTGATATGCCTATCATCAATGATAAGCCGTTATATAATGCTAAAGTTGAGACATCATTCCCGGGTGTTCGTACAGATGAAACCCCAAGTGGCAAATTACTTTGGGCTCCGCGTGTAGGTTTTAATTACGACATTAACGGTGATCGTTCAGTACAAATTCGCGGTGGTGCAGGTATTTTCTCTGGCCGCGTACCCTTTGTATGGCTGTCTAACCAATTTGTTAACAGTGGCCTATTGTTAGGTACTGTTGATGTACGTGGTACTGCTATTAATGGTGGTAATGGTTTTGAACCTAACGTAGACAAACAGAAAGACGTTGGCGGACCAGTTGCTACAACCGAAATCAATGCGGTTAATAAAGATTTCAAAATACCTCAAGTAGCAAGGTTTAACTTAGCTGCTGATGTAAAATTGCCATATGGTATTATTGGTACTATTGAAGGTATTTATTCAAAAACAATGAATAATGTAAACTATACAGACCTTAACCTGAAAGCAGCACCTGCTGTTAATAATCAGGCGGCCGTTATTGATCCTGTTTACACCGGTGGCGCTGATACTCGTCCGTTATATAGCACAGCCAACACCAATAAGGTTGATCCGGCGTTTACTAACGTTATTTACTTAACTAATACCAATAAGGGTTATACTTATTCAATAACCGGCCAACTACAAAAGAATTTTGATTTTGGTCTGAACGCTATGGTTGCTTATACGTACAACCGTGCAACTGATTTAAATTCAGGAACAAGTAGTACAGCTCTTTCAAACTGGGAGTTTGTACAAAATGTAAACGGTCCTAATAACTTACCTTTAGCCACTTCTTATTATGAAACCCGCCATCGTATAGTAGGTAGTGGTGGATACAAAGTTAGCTATGGTAAGAATAAGAATTTTGCTACAGGCATTAATTTATTTTATGCAGGCTTCTCTGGTACTCCATACAGCTATGTTTATAATGGTGATTTAAACGGCGATGGTCGTTTTAGCAATGACCTGTTATTTGTACCTGCTAACAGATCTCAAATAAACTTACAGGATATAAAAGATAGGAATGGTGTAGTTACCCTTACTGCAGATCAGCAATGGGCAAACCTTGAATCGTTTATCAATAGAGATCCTTATCTGAGCAAAAATAAAGGTAAATACACCGCGAGAAATGCTGCTACTACCCCTTGGGAACACCATTTTGATGTGCGTATTACGCAAGATCTGGGTACACTTATTAAAGGTAAGAACCATAAGCTGCAACTTACATTTGATATATTTAACGTTGGTAACCTAATCAATAAGGATTGGGGCAGATCTTATTTTAACCAAAATCAGGCTGTTCAGTTAATTTCAACAACCAGCGCTAAAGGTTTTAACTATAGTAGGTCAAATCCTGATGGATATGATTTATCTGACTTAGCTTCAAGATGGCAAGGCCAATTCGGTATCAGATACATCTTTAACTAA
- the lpdA gene encoding dihydrolipoyl dehydrogenase, with translation MNYDLIVIGSGPGGYVAAIRASQLGLKTAIIEKESLGGICLNWGCIPTKALLKSAQVFEYINHAADYGIKVNGAGEVDFKAVVKRSRDVAEGMSKGVQFLMKKNKIEVIMGFGKLKGKGTVEVKDANGATKDYTAKHIIVATGGRSRELPNLKQDGKKIIGYRQAMVLPQQPKSMVVVGSGAIGIEFAYFYNSIGTKVTVVEFLPNVVPLEDEEVSKQLERSLKKQGINIMTNSTVESVDTAGDLCKVSVKTAKGTEVLEAEIVLSAVGVSTNLEGIGLEEVGVKTDKGKVLVDDYYKTNVEGVYAIGDIVKGQALAHVASAEGITCVEKIAGLNPEPINYNNIPGCTYCSPEVASVGYTEKAAKEAGYEVKVGKFPFSASGKASAAGAKDGFVKVIFDAKYGEFLGAHLIGNNVTEMIAEVVTARKLETTGHEIIKSVHPHPTMSEAVMEAAAAAYGEVIHI, from the coding sequence ATGAACTACGATCTAATTGTTATTGGTTCAGGTCCCGGAGGTTACGTTGCAGCTATACGTGCCTCTCAGTTAGGTTTAAAAACCGCGATTATTGAAAAGGAATCGCTCGGGGGTATATGCCTTAACTGGGGTTGTATACCAACTAAAGCTTTACTGAAAAGCGCCCAGGTGTTTGAATATATAAACCACGCTGCCGATTACGGTATAAAAGTTAACGGCGCCGGCGAGGTTGATTTTAAAGCCGTTGTAAAACGCAGCCGTGATGTGGCCGAAGGCATGAGCAAAGGCGTTCAGTTTTTAATGAAAAAGAACAAGATCGAAGTGATCATGGGCTTTGGTAAACTGAAAGGCAAAGGCACTGTTGAAGTAAAAGACGCTAACGGCGCGACTAAAGATTATACTGCGAAACATATTATAGTTGCCACAGGCGGACGCTCGCGCGAGTTGCCGAACCTTAAACAGGATGGTAAAAAGATCATCGGTTACCGCCAGGCCATGGTGTTACCGCAGCAACCAAAATCAATGGTTGTTGTAGGTTCAGGCGCAATCGGTATTGAATTTGCTTATTTCTATAATTCAATCGGCACTAAAGTAACCGTAGTTGAGTTTTTACCGAATGTTGTACCGCTGGAAGACGAAGAAGTATCCAAGCAATTAGAACGTTCGCTAAAAAAACAAGGTATCAATATCATGACCAATTCAACTGTTGAGTCGGTTGATACAGCGGGTGATCTTTGCAAAGTGAGTGTTAAAACCGCTAAAGGTACTGAAGTACTGGAAGCCGAGATCGTGCTATCAGCCGTAGGTGTGTCAACAAACCTTGAAGGCATTGGCCTGGAAGAAGTCGGTGTAAAAACCGACAAAGGCAAGGTGCTGGTTGACGATTACTATAAAACTAACGTTGAAGGTGTTTATGCCATAGGCGATATTGTTAAAGGCCAGGCCCTGGCTCACGTAGCATCTGCCGAAGGAATTACCTGTGTTGAGAAAATAGCAGGCTTAAACCCTGAGCCTATTAATTACAACAATATTCCGGGCTGTACTTACTGCTCTCCTGAAGTTGCCTCAGTAGGTTATACTGAAAAAGCGGCTAAAGAAGCAGGTTATGAAGTTAAAGTAGGTAAATTCCCATTCTCGGCGTCAGGCAAGGCAAGTGCTGCCGGTGCTAAAGATGGTTTTGTTAAAGTGATATTTGACGCTAAATACGGCGAGTTTTTAGGTGCGCATTTGATTGGCAATAACGTTACCGAGATGATTGCCGAAGTAGTTACCGCACGTAAACTGGAAACTACGGGCCATGAGATCATTAAATCAGTACACCCTCACCCTACCATGAGCGAGGCTGTTATGGAAGCTGCTGCCGCCGCTTACGGCGAGGTGATCCATATCTAA
- a CDS encoding MBL fold metallo-hydrolase encodes MNLYTIDTGLFKLDGGAMFGVVPKTIWNKTNPADANNLCDLAMRCLLVEEDNRLILIDTGIGNKQSEKFFSHYYLHGDATLDSSLAKHGFHRDDVTDIFLTHLHFDHVGGSVIRDGEKLLPAFKNATYWSNKRHWDWAVNPNEREKASFLKENILPLQESGQLRFIEDKDGVSFLPGIDVRFVNGHTDAQMLPLINYKGKKLLYMADLLPTVGHLPLPYVMAYDMFPLTTLSEKKSILTEALENEYILFLEHDAENECCTLQQTEKGIRLKETFNLREFI; translated from the coding sequence ATGAACCTGTACACCATTGATACCGGCTTATTTAAATTGGACGGGGGCGCAATGTTCGGGGTGGTACCCAAAACCATCTGGAACAAAACCAATCCGGCGGATGCCAATAACCTGTGCGACTTAGCGATGCGCTGCCTGCTGGTTGAAGAAGACAACCGGTTAATACTGATTGATACCGGCATTGGCAACAAGCAAAGCGAAAAGTTTTTTAGCCATTATTATTTGCATGGCGATGCTACGCTGGATAGTTCACTGGCTAAACACGGTTTTCATCGTGACGATGTAACAGATATATTTTTGACCCACCTGCATTTTGACCATGTAGGTGGTTCAGTAATTCGGGATGGTGAAAAGCTGCTGCCTGCATTTAAAAATGCCACTTACTGGAGTAATAAGAGACACTGGGACTGGGCGGTAAACCCCAACGAGCGGGAGAAGGCATCCTTTTTAAAGGAAAACATATTACCCTTGCAGGAAAGCGGCCAGTTACGATTTATTGAAGATAAGGACGGGGTTAGTTTTTTACCGGGCATTGACGTAAGATTTGTAAACGGACATACTGACGCCCAAATGTTGCCGTTAATTAATTATAAAGGTAAAAAGCTGCTGTATATGGCGGACTTGCTGCCGACAGTCGGGCATTTGCCGCTGCCCTATGTGATGGCTTATGACATGTTTCCGCTGACGACGCTGAGTGAAAAGAAAAGTATTTTAACGGAAGCATTAGAAAACGAATATATTTTGTTTTTGGAGCATGATGCCGAAAATGAGTGCTGTACATTGCAACAAACTGAAAAAGGCATCCGTTTAAAAGAGACATTTAATTTGCGCGAATTTATATAA
- a CDS encoding sigma-70 family RNA polymerase sigma factor, giving the protein MRQLKITQSITNRESQSLDKYLHEIGKVDLITAEEEVILAQKIREGDQAALERLTKTNLRFVVSVAKQYQNQGLTLGDLINEGNLGLIKAAKRFDETKGFKFISYAVWWIRQSILQAIAEQSRIVRLPLNQVGSLSKISKAFSKLEQEYEREPSPEELADILETTVDKISDTLSNSGRHVSMDAPFVQGEENTLLDVLENHEPNTDSILINESLSEEIKRSLSTLTEREREIIVLFFGLGTNHPLSLEEIGEKFNLTRERVRQIKDKALQRLRHTSRSKILKSYLG; this is encoded by the coding sequence ATGAGACAACTCAAAATAACACAATCCATTACCAATCGTGAATCGCAATCACTTGATAAATATCTTCACGAAATTGGTAAAGTTGACCTGATAACTGCCGAAGAAGAAGTAATTTTAGCCCAAAAGATACGCGAAGGCGATCAAGCTGCTCTCGAGCGTTTAACTAAAACCAACCTTCGCTTTGTTGTTTCTGTAGCTAAACAATATCAAAACCAGGGCTTAACCCTGGGCGACCTGATAAACGAAGGTAATCTTGGCTTAATTAAAGCGGCCAAGCGTTTTGACGAAACTAAAGGTTTCAAATTTATATCATACGCCGTATGGTGGATCCGCCAGTCGATATTGCAGGCTATTGCTGAGCAATCTCGTATTGTGCGTTTACCATTAAACCAGGTAGGTTCATTAAGCAAGATCAGCAAGGCATTTTCAAAGCTTGAACAGGAATATGAGCGCGAGCCGTCTCCTGAAGAGCTTGCCGATATACTGGAAACTACGGTTGACAAGATATCTGACACACTGAGCAACTCAGGCCGCCATGTATCTATGGATGCGCCGTTTGTTCAGGGCGAGGAAAATACGCTGTTAGACGTACTTGAAAACCACGAGCCAAACACCGACTCGATACTGATCAATGAATCATTATCAGAGGAGATCAAACGTTCGTTATCTACGCTTACTGAGCGTGAGCGCGAAATTATCGTACTGTTCTTCGGTTTGGGCACTAACCACCCGCTATCGCTTGAAGAGATAGGAGAGAAATTTAACTTGACACGCGAGCGTGTAAGGCAGATAAAAGACAAGGCGTTGCAACGATTGCGGCACACCTCCAGGAGCAAGATCCTGAAATCATATTTAGGTTAA
- the nfi gene encoding deoxyribonuclease V (cleaves DNA at apurinic or apyrimidinic sites) yields MLLPIDYEHLTTAQAIAYQHELRKQIQIKPLQTPIRTIAGADISFNKHEETVYAGIVVFSYPDLKIIGNATAISRTPFPYISGLLAFREVPALLEAWNKLETKPDLLVLDGQGIAHERRLGIATHFGLITGATTLGCAKSRLAGNFQEPPNEAMAESPLYHKGELVGVALRSKRNCNPLFISPGNNIDIPQSVEVIKQCLRGYRMPEPTRQAHLLVNKIRIANGRVPNTQHDLFS; encoded by the coding sequence ATGCTGTTACCAATCGACTACGAACACCTCACCACTGCTCAAGCCATAGCTTACCAGCACGAGTTACGTAAACAAATTCAAATTAAGCCGCTCCAAACGCCGATACGCACCATTGCCGGGGCAGACATATCATTCAATAAGCACGAGGAAACGGTTTACGCGGGCATTGTGGTGTTCAGTTACCCCGATCTTAAGATAATTGGCAATGCTACAGCTATCAGCCGCACACCGTTCCCTTACATTTCAGGCCTGCTGGCATTCCGCGAGGTACCTGCCTTGCTGGAGGCCTGGAACAAACTGGAAACGAAACCCGATCTGCTTGTGCTCGATGGTCAGGGCATAGCGCACGAACGCCGTTTAGGTATCGCTACACATTTCGGGTTGATTACCGGCGCTACAACATTGGGATGCGCAAAAAGCCGCCTGGCCGGCAATTTCCAGGAGCCCCCAAACGAAGCAATGGCCGAAAGTCCGCTATACCACAAAGGCGAGCTGGTTGGCGTCGCCCTGCGCAGCAAGCGCAACTGTAACCCGCTGTTTATTTCGCCGGGGAACAATATTGATATACCACAAAGCGTTGAGGTGATAAAACAGTGCCTTCGCGGTTACCGTATGCCCGAACCTACCCGTCAGGCCCACTTGCTGGTAAATAAGATACGGATAGCCAACGGCAGAGTACCTAACACACAACATGACCTTTTCAGCTAA
- a CDS encoding ATP-binding cassette domain-containing protein, with translation MPSQTLKVDSVQLEFDGRKILQDIYLDCSTGEVVGLLGRNGCGKSSLLRIIFGSLSCGYKHVSINGQHIIKGYHNNRIAYLPQHNYLPSGIKIQKLAKPFIDPLLWSDFNDQPAYQQHQHKTVGQLSGGELRQLETLMIVYSCADFILLDEPFTHISPVQADDLKIMMEKSAKTKGIIVTDHQYYNVLDVSDRIILLNNGCTRPVKDAADLVTYNYLNKK, from the coding sequence ATGCCCTCGCAAACATTAAAGGTTGATAGCGTTCAGCTAGAGTTTGATGGCCGCAAAATATTGCAGGACATTTACCTCGACTGCTCAACCGGCGAGGTGGTTGGCCTGCTTGGCCGTAACGGCTGCGGTAAATCATCATTATTGCGCATTATATTCGGAAGCTTGAGTTGCGGTTACAAGCACGTAAGTATTAACGGTCAGCACATAATTAAAGGTTATCATAACAACCGCATAGCATATCTGCCGCAGCACAATTATCTGCCTTCAGGCATCAAAATACAAAAACTGGCAAAGCCTTTTATTGACCCTTTACTATGGAGCGATTTTAATGACCAACCCGCCTATCAGCAGCATCAACATAAAACAGTTGGTCAGCTCTCGGGTGGTGAGTTAAGACAGCTGGAAACATTGATGATTGTTTACAGTTGTGCCGACTTTATTTTACTTGATGAACCTTTCACACATATTTCGCCCGTTCAAGCTGATGACCTCAAAATAATGATGGAGAAATCCGCCAAAACAAAAGGCATTATCGTTACCGACCATCAATATTACAATGTGCTGGATGTAAGCGATCGCATAATTTTGCTCAACAACGGGTGTACCCGGCCTGTAAAAGATGCCGCTGATTTAGTAACTTATAATTATTTAAACAAAAAATAA
- a CDS encoding pepsin/retropepsin-like aspartic protease family protein codes for MRKFLTYLIMILLAMGVQANAHAGHINIGGVYISTFDDPAPDPYGDFSTLTVPIKRAGNLIIVEARVDSVIGNFVLDTGAPHLVLNATYFRDMPRIANQESGGVNGEVANSFVSEVQNFAILDLFYKRLKADVTDLSAIENGRNIKVLGLLGTRLFAKLAITVDIFNNMLYIHKLDSDGNFNQTELPFSKPFMKTGFKLMNDVIFLKTSINDNILWMAFDTGAETNLLDYRRSKKIIQNFEVLSASKLTGVGGSKFEIIYAKLDQLTVGDNLFTKNKVVLTSLDNMGRAYGHSVDGILGYDFFMRGVFTINFVKKEFAMYTYKV; via the coding sequence ATGCGCAAATTTTTAACATACCTTATTATGATTTTGCTGGCAATGGGCGTTCAGGCGAACGCCCATGCAGGCCATATCAACATAGGCGGTGTTTACATCAGTACGTTTGATGACCCTGCTCCTGACCCTTACGGCGATTTCAGTACGCTTACCGTTCCGATAAAACGGGCGGGCAACCTCATCATTGTTGAGGCACGGGTTGATAGCGTTATCGGCAATTTTGTATTAGATACCGGTGCTCCTCACCTGGTTTTAAATGCTACCTATTTTAGAGACATGCCCCGGATAGCCAACCAGGAATCGGGCGGCGTGAACGGCGAGGTAGCTAACTCTTTTGTTTCAGAAGTACAAAATTTCGCTATACTTGATTTGTTTTACAAGCGCTTAAAAGCCGATGTTACAGATTTATCCGCCATCGAAAACGGACGTAATATTAAAGTACTCGGCTTACTGGGTACCCGTTTGTTTGCCAAACTGGCCATAACGGTGGATATATTTAATAACATGCTGTATATCCATAAGCTGGACAGTGATGGCAATTTTAATCAAACAGAATTACCTTTCAGCAAACCGTTTATGAAAACCGGTTTTAAACTGATGAATGATGTAATCTTCCTTAAAACTTCTATCAACGATAATATCCTGTGGATGGCCTTTGATACAGGTGCTGAAACCAATTTGCTCGACTACAGGCGTTCAAAAAAAATCATACAAAATTTTGAAGTATTAAGCGCCTCAAAATTAACCGGCGTGGGTGGCTCTAAGTTTGAAATAATTTATGCTAAATTAGATCAGCTTACAGTGGGCGACAACCTGTTTACCAAAAACAAGGTAGTGCTTACCAGCCTTGATAACATGGGCAGAGCCTACGGCCACTCGGTTGACGGAATTTTGGGTTACGACTTCTTTATGCGCGGGGTTTTCACAATAAACTTTGTAAAAAAGGAGTTTGCGATGTATACTTATAAGGTATGA
- a CDS encoding PhzF family phenazine biosynthesis protein, with amino-acid sequence MKLPIYQVDAFTDQLFGGNPAAICPLNEWLSDELMQKIAVENNLAETAFFVKTNTGYKLRWFTPEYEIDLCGHATLASAHIIYTELGYTGNEIHFETVKAGTLIVKKDGDKYSMDFPSRPAERAELPDGLIEALGMKAPLEVFRARDYMLVYESEYDIRAASPDFARLAKIPTVGVIITAPGIAVDFVSRFFAPAASINEDPVTGSAHCNLIPYWADKLGKNDLHAYQLSARKGELWCKLNSDRVLMAGKAVTFLRGEIYL; translated from the coding sequence ATGAAATTACCAATTTACCAGGTTGATGCCTTTACCGATCAGTTGTTCGGTGGCAACCCCGCGGCAATTTGTCCGCTTAACGAATGGTTATCTGACGAACTGATGCAAAAGATCGCGGTTGAAAACAACCTGGCGGAAACCGCGTTTTTTGTAAAAACAAATACCGGTTACAAACTACGCTGGTTTACGCCGGAGTATGAGATTGATCTTTGCGGCCATGCTACATTAGCGAGCGCGCATATTATATATACTGAGTTGGGTTATACCGGAAACGAAATTCATTTTGAAACCGTAAAAGCAGGCACGCTTATAGTTAAGAAAGACGGCGACAAGTACAGCATGGACTTCCCCTCGCGCCCGGCTGAGCGGGCTGAATTGCCCGATGGATTGATAGAAGCACTTGGCATGAAAGCGCCACTTGAGGTATTTAGGGCGCGCGATTATATGCTGGTTTATGAGAGTGAATATGATATTCGCGCCGCCTCGCCTGATTTTGCCAGGCTGGCAAAAATTCCGACCGTGGGCGTAATCATAACCGCGCCGGGTATAGCCGTTGATTTTGTATCCCGATTTTTTGCCCCCGCGGCCAGTATAAATGAAGATCCGGTAACCGGCTCGGCACATTGTAACCTGATACCTTACTGGGCCGATAAGTTAGGAAAGAATGACCTGCATGCCTATCAGCTATCGGCACGTAAAGGCGAACTTTGGTGCAAACTAAATAGCGACCGCGTTTTAATGGCAGGTAAAGCCGTAACGTTTTTACGGGGCGAAATTTATCTGTAA